From Apium graveolens cultivar Ventura chromosome 9, ASM990537v1, whole genome shotgun sequence, the proteins below share one genomic window:
- the LOC141683124 gene encoding F-box/kelch-repeat protein At3g06240-like — MSTRINYINLVPQELLTEIFTRLPAKSLGRCKCVLKSWASLISDPDFIQAHLTKTKHSTNLALISTETNPGIIYSVHFFNDSKNVNCDGIASKLNLNCCNKWCKIWGSYDGLMLVQDIRTKKFLINPTTLESKKLPPVPCGYRLISFLDLFGFGYDSSCDDYVVVAICYESGSFCAYVYMLKTNQWNKVGFSPYVHLCPYDHVNVPLVTYGAAGIFVEGCLHWLAKKYNDNNSCLIASFNLAKKEFSEVPPPKGVFDYMRRRPRLGVLKGCLCLITGVYNRNELWVMKEYGVVESWVKMSVFLTEDSSIVSLDLQEDSLVMLEGGQFILLVSDAKEVILQDMKVIGLPHDFRVGMTYIDTLFSPNKIDYKKNT, encoded by the coding sequence ATGTCAACAAGAATAAATTACATTAACCTTGTTCCTCAAGAGCTCTTAACTGAAATATTCACTCGTCTTCCTGCGAAATCTCTGGGCCGATGCAAGTGTGTTTTAAAGTCATGGGCTTCTCTAATCTCCGACCCTGATTTCATACAAGCCCATCTCACCAAAACCAAACATAGCACTAATCTTGCTCTCATCTCAACCGAAACTAACCCAGGTATTATTTACTCTGTTCATTTCTTTAATGACAGCAAGAATGTTAATTGTGATGGGATTGCATCAAAGCTGAATTTAAATTGCTGTAACAAATGGTGTAAGATTTGGGGTTCTTATGATGGCTTAATGCTAGTTCAAGATATCCGCACAAAAAAGTTCTTGATTAATCCTACTACTTTGGAGTCCAAGAAATTACCACCTGTGCCTTGTGGATATCGACTGATTTCTTTTTTGGACTTGTTTGGTTTCGGGTATGATTCGTCTTGTGATGATTATGTAGTTGTTGCTATTTGCTATGAGTCGGGCTCATTTTGTGCTTATGTTTATATGCTAAAAACTAATCAGTGGAATAAGGTTGGATTTTCGCCTTACGTGCATCTTTGCCCTTATGATCATGTTAATGTCCCACTCGTTACTTATGGAGCTGCTGGAATATTTGTGGAAGGGTGTCTACATTGGTTAGCTAAAAAATATAATGATAATAATTCATGCCTCATCGCATCATTTAATTTAGCTAAGAAGGAATTCTCCGAAGTTCCACCACCTAAAGGGGTTTTCGATTATATGAGAAGACGTCCGAGACTTGGGGTTCTCAAGGGGTGTCTCTGTTTGATTACTGGTGTTTATAATAGAAATGAGCTGTGGGTAATGAAGGAGTATGGCGTGGTTGAATCTTGGGTCAAAATGTCGGTTTTCTTAACTGAAGATTCTAGCATTGTGTCGTTAGATTTGCAAGAAGATAGCTTAGTTATGCTCGAAGGTGGTCAATTTATCTTGCTGGTTTCGGATGCAAAGGAGGTTATACTCCAGGATATGAAAGTCATTGGCTTACCACATGATTTTCGAGTTGGAATGACTTACATTGACACCCTTTTCTCACCTAATAAGATTGATTACAAGAAGAATACATGA